CTGTGTACATAGGGTGCTTTATTCTCCACAGTGATACATGCTAAGATGGGTTGGGCTTGGGCCAATGTCCCCATATGTACAGAACTGAATAAAGTGGGTCTCTGAGAAGAAGTCTGATTTGCCTTGATGTGGAAAGGGAGATGGAGAATATGAAGATGGACATTACAACCAGGGATGTGTTCAGTCCTATGCTGGTTCTGGCCTGGAATGCAGGGAGATAAGGCAGCTCTCAGGGTAGTCACTTCCAGGCTGGGGTCGTCCCCTGCCGGGCTTGGAGGGCCTTCTGTACCACATCTTCCCACTGGGCATCTGATATCTCCCGAGCCCAGGCAGGAACCCCTGGCGCAGGCAGGCTTACTCCAGCCATTGTCCTTTTCACCAACTCCACATGTTCTGAAATCACAAAAAACAGGAGAACAGAAACGATGGGACCAGCTCCATTCCCCATTCATTGAATTAACCCATAACCCTTGGGCTAGCAGGGAGGCCAAATCCATCTTGTTATTTCCAGGCAAGCCCACCTACAACCCAAGTCTAACACAATAGACTTTCACCTGGATTCTGAAGTCTGTAAAATCTTAGATGACAAACTGTTGTTTTAGGAACGGGGTGTTCCTCTATGGCTTCCCTTTCTTTACTGGTTCTGACCAGTCCCTTTCCTCCAACATTATTCCAAAATGAAAGCATGCTCCCTTTACCCGGGTCCATGGGAATAGAGCTGTGGTTGCTCAATCCTgtggctccttcctcctcttcatcctcgCTCTCTAATGGCGGGTCTGGCAAATGAAGCCCCAGGGCCTAAAGAGCCAGAGAGAAGACAGTTCAGGTCCAGCACTTCAGGAATCCCAGCTTCACCTGGCCAGAACAGGGCCGCCTCCACCATACCTGGATCCGATCCTGAATATCAGCAACTGCATCTTCTCCATCCCCCACCGGTGCCAGCTCCACCTCCTCTGGTTCAGGATCTTGGTTCAGGGGTTGGTAGGAGTAGCCAGCTGGGCCTGCCCCCGTTTCCTCCGGCTCTTCCTCAGGCTCCTCGCTGCTCCAATCCCCAGTGCCTTCCGTAGGGCCCTGGTGCGGCCCTAATTCCTCAGTCTGATTGGGGAAGATACGCTCGGGGCCCATGGTGTCTCTCCCTAGAACTACTGCTGCCATCCGGGCAGGGGCTGCAAgaacagggagggcaggagggtaGTGATCGGATGAAATCAGGTCCACCTATAGCCACTCATCCAGTTCCTTGTGGTCTCCTGCGTCCGCAAACCATTTAACCGCTTCCAAGCTTCCTGCATCCCATCCTCTCCTGGGCACTCCACCATTTAAACCGACTCGTATCTTGAACCGAGGCCCACCGGACTTGCTCTGCCAATTCTTAAATAACAGCCCAACCCGAGACCATACCACCTCCTAAAAGACACTCCGTCCGGaaccccgcccgcccgcccgcccctaCTCCCCTACTTGGGAACTCCGGATCGCCAAACGAGCTCCCCTAGACAGGGCGTACCcgcccccttcttccctctccaaaGGGCTCCCCTCTGTACCGCCTGACAAATGCCCTTCAGGCCCCAGGGGCTCCCCTCAAATGGCCCCAGCAGCGGCGTCCGCCACCCGCCCCCACCGATTCTCGGCGCCGGTGTTTCCGCGCGCCTCACCCGCTCAGAGCCCGCGGCTGAACCCGCACCTCCACTTCCGGCGGAGCAGGACGTACCGGGGCGCCTggtcctccagcccctccccgtGCTCATGATTGACGCGAACGAGAGACAAGCCGTACGCCTCTTGCCCCGCCTCCGCCATCTCCTGCTCCGACAACAAGGGACTACATTACCCAGTGATGCccagggttttttggggggttttttttgacACATATATGCACAGGCGCACAACCTCCCTCGGCTCCTGGCCACTCCTCAGCCCCTCATGTCCCTCTGGAAACCCGTGGACTACAAGTCCCGGTAGGCTTCGGGCACTTAGCTCTGACTGCACGTGCGCACACGGCTGCCCGCCGGAAGGACCGAGTCTGGCTGTGTTTATCTCGTTGGGGAGCTAGCCGTCGGTTGGCGCGCAACGGGTTCTAGACTGCAGGCAGCGCGAGGAtccgcggccccgccccggcccggcctGGCAGGTAGCCCGGGATGGGTTGAAGAACAAGGAAAATTGGAGGGGCTGGGGTCGCCCATACCTGGAGCTGGCGTCgtgggggaggggcctgagagtgatgaggtgggggtggggagggaactaGGGGGATGATGGGAAAGGAGAGTGTTAATGGGGAAAGAAGGACTGGGGGAGGATGGTGAGGAAATGAGTGGGGGGGACCTGGTGGCTGGCAGAGGCACTGAAGGGAATTGGAAGGAAGACCGGGCTATGAGGAGAACGGGGAAGCTGAGGATAAtgtaaaaaaaggaggggagggtctggcattgtgggggaggggagtgttgGGATGACTGGAAGAAGACAGGGATAGCGTCATAGGCAGGGAGGAATATCCCTGGCCGAAAGGGGTCAGTGAATATTCGCCTTTTTCCCCTTAGtggaagagggaaaatggaggGCTGTCGGGGTGGAGCTTGGTGCggtgggagaaggaaaaaggagaaaactgcAAAGCTCACAGATCAAGAAGGGCCAGAAATGGGGAGTGGACATTGCAAGAGACCAGGGAGGGGTGTAGGTACATGAAGGGTATGCAGGAAGCTTGAGAATGCACCAATGATCCAGGAGACCCAGAGATAAATGGGGCCCCTGAGACAGTAGGGGCTTATCTCCATGAGTTTGAGTTGTCATTGTGAAGCAGCTAAGAATCTGTCCACTTTTGGATGGAAttgcttctctcttcccttgtgaatTCTTTACCTTGACATAGccgaaggggggggggggggagtagaagTTATGAGGGAAGACAAAAGACACATTCTTAAACTGTTCAACCTCCTATCTGTCCCCACAAGTCCAGATCCAAGATCTTTTGGATTGAGAACAGGAGTAATGAAGTGAGAGTGGTTTCCTGCCGGGGCTATTTCAGGTTTGGCAGGCTGGCTATTTAAAGCATGGGATGGGGGGTTGAGGGAGgttgaagggggaggggggctggcaaGCCAGCTGAAAACCATGTCTCTTTCTTATGAGGGGCCTCCCTTACTTGCTTTCTCTATGCCTGAGGTTCTGCCAGGTTCTTCGCTCTGCCAGGGCTTCTTGAGCAGGGAGCAGATGATCCACTCAAACCCAGCAGGTGCCTGCCAACGAAGGCAATACCCATTGGAGGAACATTTGTCTGACAGAGCCTTCAAATGTACCCATTATCACTAGGTTGGCAGGTCATGCTTGAGTCTATTTCTTGTCCTGCCCaagggctcccccaccccccgccccttcctctctcttttctaacACACACCCCTACCCCATACCCCTTTCAGGGATCTAAGTGGGAGAAGAGCTGCTGAAACAGCTTGTTCTTTATTACAATAGCGGGGTTGGAGAAGTAGCAGGAGGGGAAAAttcctcctctccaccctcaccccctcaGTCCCCAGCAGACACATACCTTTCTGGCTTAAGTTCCTAGTCTTGGCAGTATACCAGGCACAGCTGTTAAAGGAACTCCTCGTGCCTGTGAGGGGCCCTGGATGACCCTGATGACAACAGCTTAGCTTGACGAGAGCTCCCTTTGAGGGGCTTACCATCCGTGGAGCCCCCTATCCTGGATCATTCCTACCCTATCCACCCTGCCCTGGATGGGGGGACTGTTTCACTCCAAAAGCCAAAAGCTTTTCTCTTTTGAAGCACCCATGCCAGCTTTCAATGGACCGATTGGGGTTGGCTGCACTATTAATAGCCCTGAGTATTTTGAGATCCCTTTCCCCACCTTAAAGAGCACAGATTCTTAGAGAGGTGGCAGTAAGCGGAGCAGAGCCAGAGAGACAAGAGAATGCACTGCCCTGGGAAGGGCAGGCGGTGCTTGCAGCTTGTGCCAGGCCAACGACACGGTGAAGCCTCCATGAGTAAGGGATGACCATGCTGAACCTTTGATCAGCAAATTCTGAGCTGTCAATCAGGTCAGAGCCGCCCCGCCCTTCACTGTGGGAGAACACAGGACCAGGGCTAGCTCCCTGACCTCTACCTGAGCTTTGGAAAGGTGGTGTGGGAGGGCCACCAGGGTGACGCTTGGAGGCAAGGGCTGGTCCTGGGCAGAGTCCTGGTGAGCCAGATAAAGACCTTGCCTGAGGAGCCCATGGCCATAACTTGTGTGCAGGTAGCAGAGGCAGCAGGCCGTGCCGGGGGGGCATGTTGCTGTAACCAGTGACCCAGGGGATGTTACGGTGGACAGTGCACCTGGAGGGCGGGCCCCGCAGGGTGAACCATGCTGCAGTGGCTGTTGGGCACCGGGTATACTCCTTCGGGGGTTACTGCTCTGGTGAAGACTATGAAACACTGCGGCAGATTGATGTGCACATTTTCAATGCAGGTAAGCTA
The nucleotide sequence above comes from Panthera tigris isolate Pti1 chromosome B2, P.tigris_Pti1_mat1.1, whole genome shotgun sequence. Encoded proteins:
- the MEA1 gene encoding male-enhanced antigen 1 isoform X2, which encodes MAAVVLGRDTMGPERIFPNQTEELGPHQGPTEGTGDWSSEEPEEEPEETGAGPAGYSYQPLNQDPEPEEVELAPVGDGEDAVADIQDRIQALGLHLPDPPLESEDEEEEGATGLSNHSSIPMDPEHVELVKRTMAGVSLPAPGVPAWAREISDAQWEDVVQKALQARQGTTPAWK
- the MEA1 gene encoding male-enhanced antigen 1 isoform X1; the protein is MSTGRGWRTRRPGTSCSAGSGAPARMAAVVLGRDTMGPERIFPNQTEELGPHQGPTEGTGDWSSEEPEEEPEETGAGPAGYSYQPLNQDPEPEEVELAPVGDGEDAVADIQDRIQALGLHLPDPPLESEDEEEEGATGLSNHSSIPMDPEHVELVKRTMAGVSLPAPGVPAWAREISDAQWEDVVQKALQARQGTTPAWK